A region of the Microcystis aeruginosa FD4 genome:
TGAGCAACTAAACAACCGCGAGCGGCCCAAAATTCATTTAATTTAGCGATAACAGCTTGGAAAGTTAGAGACATGGGGAAAAGTAAAAAAGCGGATTAGGGGTTGGGGAAGTGGGGTGTAGGGTGTAGGGTGTGGGGTGTAGGGTGTGGGGTGTGGGGTGTGGGGAGATGGGGGGTTGGGGAGAAAAAAGCTGCCGACCGCCGACCGCCTCCTGTTTCCTGTCTCCTGTTTCCTGACTCCTGACAGTTAAAGTCACTGACTTACTTTTAACTGTAAGCGAAAGTGAACGGGGGTAGAAGACTGGGGAAGAATAACTAATTCATAAAATCCCCCTTCGGATAATTGACCGGACCATTGCCGATCGCTAGACTTGTCTAAAAGGGTAATATTACCCGTGGGAGAGTAGAAAGATAGTAAAACTTCGCCTTCCGCCTCTAAAATTAAGTTTAACCGATCACTGGAACGCAATTTTATTGCATAGGCTTTTCCTTGTCCCTCGCTGAGAATTGCCTCGATAACTTCCTCTCCCCCCGCGTCTAAACTTTCGATCGCTTGGTAGGATAGGCCAGACTGTAAAGATTGTAACTGATTCCAGGCCAAACCACTCCATAGTTGACCTAGGGCTGTGTCAAAACTTGGTCTTTCTGTCAATTCGGGAAATAGCTGAAAAAAGGCAGTATCAGTAAGTAAATTAAGGACTTTACTGCTTAAGCGTAATTGATTCACTTGTTCTCGCCACTTTTGTCGCTGTTGCTCGTTGTAGCTACCTAATGCTTCTCTAGTGCCAGAATCGAGACGTTCCAAGCGATCGAGTATTTCTGCTGCTAAAATATCTCTTTGTTCCTGTTTCTGTTTTTCCTCTTTGATATCCCCATAGCGGAGGCTAAACAATTCATTGACGAGATTTTTAAAAAACTGACTATCAATTCCCAACTCTAGACGGCGCTTTCTCATCTCAGCTTTCCGTTGCCATGCCCGATCTGTGGCAGAATTAAAATTATTTTCTTCCGTGGCAAAAACGGGTTTAACGGTTTCGGGTTGATTGCTGTGCTTAACCCACTGTTTCCCGATTAACCAGCCTATCCCCGCCGATAATAACATCAAGAGGCAAAAAATAGCGATCCTACTGGAACAGCCGAGAAAAAGGGGCGATTTATTCCGAGAATTAGCGGCCATTGTCTCCTTAGACGATTTGGGGTGTGGATATTTAAAGATGAGATTAACACAAATAATAGGCTAAGACGCATTTTAACCGCCTATCCTTAGATTAGCTGAATCTTCCCCAATCCCTTTACTGTTGCCCCTTGTCTCATCTCAACAAGCAGTTTAAATACACGGACAGCTTATTATTCATAGCAGATAACCATGACTACAACCCAACCCCTATCCCCTAGCCAAACCGCCCGAAAAGATGAGATAATCTTCCCCAAGGGCGAATTTTGGAGTGATGAACCGCCATTGGAAAGTAATTTACATCTAACTCAGATTATTTTATTGATAAAATGCCTAGAATGGTTATGGCAAGATAGAGAAGATTACTTTGCAACCGGGAATTTAACCATCTACTACAGTCCCAATCAGAAAAAATCAGAATACTTTAGAGGACCTGACTTTTTTGTAGTATTGGGAACAACTAGAAACCAAAACCGGAAAAGTTGGGTAGTATGGCAGGAAGAGGGAAAATATCCTAATGTGATTATAGAAATCCTCTTTTGAAAGTACCGCTAAGACTGATAGGGAAGAAAAGAAAGAAATTTATCAAAATACATTTAGGACTCCTGATTATTTCTGGTTTGACCCCTATAGTTTAGAGTTTGAAGGATATACGTTAATTAGGGGAAAATATCAACCGATTGAACCCAATCAGCAAGGTTGGTTATGGAGTGAAGAATTGGGCTTATATTTAGGGACCTACGCCGATAAATTGCGTTATTTTAGTCCTAGTGGTCAGTTAATCCCAACACCTGAGGAAGCCGCTCTTCTGGAGAAACAGGCCAAAGAATCTGAACGTCAACAAAAAGAACTGGCTTTACAGCAACAAGAATACGAACGTCAGCAAAAAGAATCTGAACGTCAACAAAAAGAACTGGCTTTACAAAAAATTGAGCAATTAACGGCAAGATTAAGAGAATTAGGCATTAATCCCGATGAAACCTTGTAGGGACCAGACGGGAGGAACCACTCTTAACCACTCCAAATCTTAATTCACACGCCACAATGATGCTTGTACAAACGCTTTCTTCGCCGACATCGACAATATGCTGGAAAACCTGACCTTGAGGATACTTGATCAAATTTGACAGGATGTTAGTATCAAGAAGATATTGATAGGTCATTGGGTGGTACTAAAATGTGATGTCATCAAGGGGAAGCAACCCTTCATCTATGTCAGGAAAATTGTCTGTAATGTCTGGCAAAGTAGTCAGCAAAGAAAGTAGAGAACCGGAAGAAATCGGCTCAATGATTAAGCGATGACCTTCTTTGCGTAACAAAACTTCTGTGCTTGATAGGGCAAGTTCAGGAGGAATAGTTAAGACTTGCTCTTGTCCATTTGTTAGTAAAGAAACCTGACGCAAGTTTTGCATCTGTTGACCTCTTTGTTAATAATCGCCTTACTATTTTAACCTGAATATTGCTTGATATAAATAGGACTTGCTGAAAAAGTACGGGCGAAGCATTCGGATAGGAAATCTACGGTTTCAGCGATGGGTTATGCCCGAATGCTTCGCCCCTACAGGACGCTATGTTCTGTTGTAATCGTCGAAACTGCTCATCTGAGATATTAACAGTAATGGAAGCCATTAAAAATCTCAAAAAAAAATCGCCCCGCCCTTAGGCGGGAAAGAAAGAAAAAAAAGAAAAAAGTAAAAAAGGGTAAAAAGGGTAAAAAGAGTAAAAGGATTACAGAGTCCTCCGGGCACCGCACACCACCCGAAAACTGCCGTCGTAGAGGCCGCGGCGGAAGTCGTGGAGTAACGGTAAGCGGAACGGCAGTCATTCGGAAAGTCGTACCAAGAACCGCCCCGCAGACATTTTAGAGGCGGAGAATGATTATCATTGTCAATCCACGCCGAGCCATCCTCCGGCGCATTCTTATAACTATCATGCCAATCGTCTTCGCACCACTCCCAAACATTGCCACTCATGTCATACAGTCCCCAAGCATTGGGCTTTTTCTGTCCTACGGGATGAGTTTTACCACCAGAATTTCCGTCATACCAAGCGTAATCTCCTAACTGATTAGCATCATCACCAAAATAATAGCGAGTGGTTGTCCCAGCACGACAAGCATACTCCCATTCCGCTTCTGTGGGTAGGCGATAGGTTTTCCCGGTTATTTGACTCAATTTCTCACAAAAGGCTTTAGCATCGTTCCAACTAACCTTTTCTACCGGATTTTGGGGATTATTTTTAAAGTGAGAGGGATTGTTTCCCATTACTGCTTGATATTGTGCTTGAGTAATGGGATATTTGCCAATGGCAAAACTGTTGACTTTGACTTGGTGTGGAGGCTTTTCAGAATTACTTTCAGCAGAACCCATGAGAAATTTACCTGCTGGTAAGCTTACCATCTCTAGTCTTATCCCATTGGCTAGTTTTTCGGTAAATGGAGTAGGTGAAGCAATTGGGGGTATTGGTGACACAGGCATCCTGACTGCTGCTTGTTGAACAGGTTGTAAAGCATTTAAAACCTGTTGTGCCGTCCATCTTTGTTTTCTATCTTTTTGCAAACACCCTTCAATAATTGGTTTAAACTCTTTCGGTAAACTAGGGATTTGTAGCTCACAATTCATCACCTTTGCCATTAATTGGTGAATATCATTATTAAACTTATAGGGAAGTTGATTAGTCGTCATTTCGATTAACATAATACCCAATGACCACAGATCCCAAGCTGGTGAAATATCACCTTTAAAGGCTTCGGGAGGCATATAAATAATTGTCCCGCTATTATGTACTGTTTGAGTGTGGCTTTTGTTATTTAAAGTTCTAATTAAGCCAAAATCTGCTAACTTGTATTGTTGATTAACCCTCAGGATATTACCCGGTTTTAAATCTCGATGGACCAGGGTAATCGCATGTTGATAGAGTTCTCAAATTCCGAGGAGTTAGGTCTAAAATTCGATGGGCAACTCAGGCTTTGACCTGCACAAGGCGACCGAATCTCTGGTTTTGCCAGTCATTATGGCCTAACAAACCCCGAACTGAGCTTATCTACTCAGTTCCTTAAATTCCCAAAACTCCTGATCAACTGCAAGATTAACATCTACCTCCCCTCTCTGTCAACGGCACTGGCGGCTAAGATTTTCACCATGAAATCATTGTTCATGCCTGCCTTATACCGTTTCATCTTTAGGCTCATTTTTGAGGGTTCTCGCTTTAACAGATTCACACTTAAACGGCGCAACAGACCTAGGTTTTCCGCTCCATAGCCTAGACGAATCCGACTGGCATCTTCATTAAAGGTAACATCGAGTACCCAATGGAGACTATTTTCGATACTCCAATGTCCGCGAATCACCTCGGCCTGTTTTTGGGCATCGGCTGCTAAACTACTGATGAAGAAGCGAATTTCTGTCGTAGTTTTATTCCATAATTGGCGGACACTGCGAACCATGACTAGGGTGGTTAGGCCAGGCCAGAGACTCTGCCGATGCAGGGGCGGTAATTGAGACACTGGCACTACCCAAATTTGACGGGTTTCGAGCCGGTGATGCCCCGACTCCACCTTTTCGTGGTAGCTGTATTCAATCCCTTGCCAATCCCCGGCTATAGCTTGGTCAAACCAGCCTTCTACTTGTTGAAAGAGCTTGCCCTGATTGCCTTTGAGGGCTAAGACGTAATCTCCAGCCCCAGACTTGATTTGTTGGGCAATTTCAGTCTGGGTTCCCATGGCATCCAAGGTGACTATCGCTCCCTTGAGATTGAGCAATTGCAGCAGGTGCGGCACGGCGGTAATTTCATTGGATTTACTGTCCACTTTTTCTTGGGCTAAGACTAACCCATGTTCGCTACTCCAAGCACTGACGGTGTGCAAAGCTTTCAGCTTTTCCTCTCGGTCATAAGAATTTCTGGCCGTTTTCCCATCTATGTGGATTAGTTCTATGTTCAATTTCTCGGTGATTTCCTCTATCCAAGCGAGGAATCCTGACTGTAATTGCTTGGGTTCTAGCATCCCTAGCACTCTGCCAAAGGTATCGTGGGAAGGTATGCCATTCGGTAGGTCTAAAAATGTTTCCAACCAAGATTGCTTGGCTTGTCCGTAGGCTTCTATGGCGACAAACCCATCGGCACCAGCTAATACCGCCAAGATAGCTATGGTAATTATCGATACTAGGCTATGATTGCGCCCCCTGTCCGCTCTCGGGTCTTCTAGATGCTGAAAATGTTTCAAGACACTGTTTCTTAAGAGCTTTGCC
Encoded here:
- a CDS encoding ISAs1 family transposase, with the protein product MASGFGLLVLNPKQEREAKLLRNSVLKHFQHLEDPRADRGRNHSLVSIITIAILAVLAGADGFVAIEAYGQAKQSWLETFLDLPNGIPSHDTFGRVLGMLEPKQLQSGFLAWIEEITEKLNIELIHIDGKTARNSYDREEKLKALHTVSAWSSEHGLVLAQEKVDSKSNEITAVPHLLQLLNLKGAIVTLDAMGTQTEIAQQIKSGAGDYVLALKGNQGKLFQQVEGWFDQAIAGDWQGIEYSYHEKVESGHHRLETRQIWVVPVSQLPPLHRQSLWPGLTTLVMVRSVRQLWNKTTTEIRFFISSLAADAQKQAEVIRGHWSIENSLHWVLDVTFNEDASRIRLGYGAENLGLLRRLSVNLLKREPSKMSLKMKRYKAGMNNDFMVKILAASAVDREGR
- a CDS encoding serine/threonine protein kinase, translated to MAANSRNKSPLFLGCSSRIAIFCLLMLLSAGIGWLIGKQWVKHSNQPETVKPVFATEENNFNSATDRAWQRKAEMRKRRLELGIDSQFFKNLVNELFSLRYGDIKEEKQKQEQRDILAAEILDRLERLDSGTREALGSYNEQQRQKWREQVNQLRLSSKVLNLLTDTAFFQLFPELTERPSFDTALGQLWSGLAWNQLQSLQSGLSYQAIESLDAGGEEVIEAILSEGQGKAYAIKLRSSDRLNLILEAEGEVLLSFYSPTGNITLLDKSSDRQWSGQLSEGGFYELVILPQSSTPVHFRLQLKVSQ
- a CDS encoding antitoxin produces the protein MQNLRQVSLLTNGQEQVLTIPPELALSSTEVLLRKEGHRLIIEPISSGSLLSLLTTLPDITDNFPDIDEGLLPLDDITF